DNA from Elaeis guineensis isolate ETL-2024a chromosome 2, EG11, whole genome shotgun sequence:
TTGTTTTATATATAGTTTCAACATGCGCATATCTTGATAATTTTGTTTATATTTACATcagaaaaggataattttgttTATATCACATCCACGATCCGTGAAAACTTAGTTTCCTCCTTGAGCAGATCAACGTGATGGTCGGTAGATTTCTCATTTGCTAAAGCATCGGTCACGAGCAaaacctcaaaatttttttctaatagctATAAAGCATAAACATTTCCCATTGGTGGTACAACGCCTATTCAACTGTACTGCAACATCTTATGATACATCAATTCTGATTGGCGTATGTGGATCTTCCTTGTTCCATTTTTGTTTCCAGTGATCCCACGTAGatttggattttttctttttttttttttttccgacggGGCCTACTTAAGTCTCTTTCATCTCTTCTTTTTCCCGTTGCTTCTTCGGTTAGACATATAACCTCGATTAATTAATTTAGCTCTCaatgcaaaaattataaagagTCCCACTGAAATCGATCTCTTATTCCTTGTTTTCAATAGTATACAAGCTTCGTTTACACGAAAGAAGTGAAACAGCTAGCTAGGACCGTAAACTAACACATGCCTAAAGCGAAAAGCAACTACTTCTGTACTGAATTGAAAACGCCCCAGCCTTGGGAGCATTTTTATGAGCTACGAATCCATCGGATCTGGGACCAGTTGGTGGCCGGGGAAGATTCTCCGGCACAATATTCTCGAGAGAGTTCACGTGCCACGGAGGACACTTCCTCCTGTCGCTCCACCGCACCACCTTTCCTTCCGATACCTCCATGACCTTAAGGTCATCTCCAGCAGCAATGACCGCGCCGTCGCCAGCGGAAAAGCCGGCAATACTCGAGCCAAGTATGACGCATGCTGCGGTCGCGATGCACCGGCTTCGCCAGCTCACTTCCTTGCTCGCGGACCTGAACAAATACAATGATCATTCACAAACTAAATTTGATCCAACGATTTCAATTACGTACATATACAGCTGGCATGATGAAGAAGCAGGCGTATTCCACATGCAACGCCAGAGTGCAGGAAAATTGGAGCTCACCGTGGGGTTAGAGTGGTTTTGGTCGACGGAGAGAGGCttggaggaggaggtggtggaggGGAAGAGGGTTTGAGGCAGGAGGTGATCATAGAAATGGCCATGTCTTCTCTCTGTTAATTTTACGAGGAGACCTTCTGGTTTAGAACTACAATTGATGGTTTTGGTGGGGGCCGACGGTTGATATTATGGAGAGAGGAGAAGGCCATACGCATGGCTTGGGGAGGGGACCGGAGAATAGGGTGCCGGGTTGCAGGTGGTTGGTCAGATCACGGCTGTTGATGAGGACACGGACGGTGGATTTTAGCGGTTTACCAAAAAAGCGGTCGACTGCACGTGGGTCGGGAGAGGCCAACCAATTGGGAAGAAAAGTTCCTTGCTTGCCGTCTGGAGTTCGAGAAATTATTGGCCGGACCACGCCTAGGTAGACCAGCGCAAATCTCGGAGTTCCGGACATTGGGTGACACGTGGGATATGGCGACCCCGTTGGTCAGATATTAGTCCGCGGGACTGGCGTATGGGGTTGTGCCCTTGGGCTTTGATTGGCCGTCcgattatgatcggatggtcaaaAGCGTTGCCGTGTATACGCTGCTTGACGTGAGTACGCGGCCAAGTAAAGCGCATCACGGCTCCGTGAATTGAAATGCAGAGCCGGCTGAAGGTTGGATGCATCATACacgtttttcttttcttccttttttttttcccttctttttatTATAATACTTATTTTTCTTGTACTCTTTCGGTTGGGATGGTTTACAAAGCCAAATAATATTCCaaattttaataatttgattaatagattaaaaatcttcaaattacataaattttgatatataattAGAGGTAGTGGATCATATTTAAATGATCATCGATTGGGATCCCCACATCTGATTAAATTTTAATGAGGATATACCTAAGTGTATCCAAATCTATCTCTTCATTGGATATATGTATCAGCAAACATTTAgcttcttcttccttccaatcGACTTTATATGTAGTGGTGTATAGGATCATGTACTTTAGTTTTCTGCTATTTTTAGGTTCTCATCTATATATGATTTGGTGAAGTTAGTTGGCCTGATTGGTTTCCTACCACTGATCTGCATACAACTCAATAATAGATCGAGAAGTTTTGGAGTTGCTTTGTTATATACCCTGTTTCATTATTTCATTGGAGTTGGTCGCGCTCTTCCCCAATGCTTGTCTAGGAAAAAGAAATGGAGGAGAAGTTGGTACGGTTTCATCTTTTGAACTTTGGTTGTTAGTATGGTCTCGGTGCTATTTAGACATTATGTTCCTCAAAACTGCAATAGCCTATGCACTTCGAACACAAGGATTACAAAATTCACCTTTCCTCCCTTCATTCCAGGGTTAACCATTACTTAAATTGATAGGCTATATTTGATGGTTCAACGCAGAAACGAAAGCTGATAAGTGTCAACCAAACATTTCATTAGTGAACGGAATTATCAATACCTTGATGTGCAACTTTTGGGGACCAAGAGCCCCTAAACAAGACAAATGGTTCTTCTACCCATCAACTTTTGGAGAAATCGGACGCGAACCTGGTTACAGATTGTTTCATGGAGGAGTTAATCCCATCAGACTAATAAAATTGGCCATGTTATTAACTGGAGCCAAACTTTGAAGTGAATCCTGACTTGCTTTTGCTAGCAACAAAATACGGTAATTCTATGCTATGCTGCTCTCGCCATGCATCCAAGAACAATTCTCTCATGGCAAGGGGGGATTGGTGCAGCTCGCGAATTTGCTGCCACATATGACAGGTTGGTCAGCCGTGGAGTTGCCAAGTCGGTGATGTGAGCCGAATGAATTCTCCGAATGCATATTTCAACAAAACATATGTGAGGcccggcccaagcaacgaatcctaaacccaaaacaaaaaaaaaagaaaagaaaagaaaggaaaatagaggagaagaactcccgaagggagtcttcttcctccgttcatcgGCTcctaatcgtaagttcaaattcgatcattggttattcaaatgaatcgtaagttcaaattcgatgtgaaaataatactatgatattacttctagttgagaagttgactattattggcaagataaagatttgacgataaaatgttgttccagaatggactaagaaattttttttttatggtgcttgattggaatatttatcgaaagtgaacttggtatgtggatcatatataaagtggcatattaggatgaaggcatatttggagatattgcaaagaagtctattttttattgatgaaattaattttgaggttgtagaatattcatcgtactagaatctttaatcatcatccttagatctagataatggatcttattatgtcttttggagactacatgatgtgtatgaaatttcaatttaaagatttcgtatctaagttgatcaagagattttctgatattattgttgaggttgttaataaaaaattgatatctttagattaagataaaaagatctgattaatatttatttcagattaagggatccatgtgaatttacaatttagaaatttgggatttaggaattgatatggagttcctttgcttttgttaacgaggtccctaattgaatctactattaaatgaagatttgatttttgaaacttgtatgattgttatgaaaggatatttgatagatattgaaaattctgatgataaaaattttagaaaaaaaaaataataatgatttaaaatttttattctgattatgtccaaatttggcggagcatcgaaagatttttttttgttgatttgacttataagaattttgatttgaaaatttatcgaattgaattgatatgagaattaagatttgattcatattgattttattaaatctatatgatggtttaaatatgatattgaactcaagagttaatcaagatttttgtacaccagtaaaaatataaatgagaatcgaaagttaatctttgacttcaattgaaatttaaaattttagatcttttctattgataaggtaaagaaataatttgatcaaattttttcttggtgaacctaaaaaattttgattgttagatcagagtgcgcagcggaagcatggtaatctggattattttgagtaagtcaggaatgttgaccctttgagttaaagaattatgatagatgatatggtttgatacaaaaaaattcattgatattagaaagaataatattaaaaaaaaataatacaataataatttgataatgaatcgattaattaagagttgttaatgtttagataaaaaaaattgatatacttacttagaatagagacattgaaaaatatagttttgatttagatcaatttttgagttattgatttttattatggaatgacttaatgataaaatttgcttcaagaattagaatatttaagagtttgagggtttgagtaagaaaattttgatgactagaaaatggtgatattgattcaatcaataatggtgatactgatctttatgaaatgacttaatgatgaagttgtatcgagaattaaaatatcaaaagttcgagaatgagatgataaatcttcaacctttgaaagtacgaataagagaaaatatttttgaattttgattgattgggatgtcatcatatgattcatagaagtatgttttcctatcttatgatgggttgaaattaagagtgattaatattttaaaataaataaataaataaatgaatgatgatgaatgaagttcttatgcaagaatagagacattgacctttttctattcacaagagatagatttgattttaatttgagtcatgagatattgaatattaatttttacaggaaataagatcataatttcaaaatcttgaaacattgaaaatctttgagatggtaatcttgataaataagaaaatggatggttccgttcagatcaatatttgatgtatttactttttccttatagaatgatttaagaatgaatttatatcaagaattagaatattaaaatatttgtggatgagattcaagtaagaaactattgaagactcaggcaagaaaaattttgaggatgaaatttcttttagaggggaagaatgtgaggcccggcccaagcaacgaatccaaagcccaaaacaaaaaaaaaagaaaaggaaggaaaacagaggagaagaactcccgaagggagtcttctttctccgttcatcggctcctaatcggagtcggaaacaagtttcctccggctctatttgaggaggagaaccctcctctatcccctcatcgagaaatcccggggcaaaacggcggcaatcgtcggaaattccttacggagacccgtcgctgtgccgtccaatttctcgtcggaaaagcttcatcggcgacggaggtaagcctcctcctcttcctctcttctcctccttcattctcgtgccgatgtgcacgctcgtcggcgactggagtcgtcggattttgttgcggaagaattttctttttttgccattttgccgtcgccggtggtcaccgccgaccaccggtttggccctcttcttatcggcgagtcaccccgtcctgccgacggccgccccacgccggctgcgtcgtcggccggccacccaacgaggggaccttaaggtcccctgtttcagcccaaaacaagtccacaggaagaagaaaagaaaaagaagaagaagaagaaggaaaagaaaaagaaaaagaaaaagaagaagaaggaaaagaaaagaaaaagaaaagaaaaagaagaaaaaagaaaagaaaaggaaaaggaaaaaaaaagaagaaaataaaatgataataatataataataataaataggattttctcctctctcttccgtgaagaaaaagaaaaaaaaaagagagagaaaaaaaaagaaaaaaaaattattaaattaattaataaataatgatataaataataaaatatgagaaagagagtttctctctctttcctctctctcttcagcctaaactagtattttgtctctctagaattggactttctctctctagaatcctctctctagattatttctctcttctaagatttctaaaattttgagaagaatgatgatgaatttaaatgatcctcgtgatggatttttgatccgtgatcgtcggacggtacaccgacatccactttgatcagatcaatatttttagattttgtttctcatgatcttattgaattatccacatgataatcttagcatgatttgatatgatcgatcgaatttgttgaatcatatcatctgaggagttcaagatgagttttctctctctaaaattttttctctctaaaatattctctctcttgattgattctctctctaaaaaaggttagtgaatgaaaaaatttctttcaatagtcctgatttgattctaatgaagaaccctgatccatgattgtcagatagcgtactggcacccaccttgatcagatcatgaatctttagatttgatcatccatgatcccgatctagtcatgacttgatttgatcatgttgatttcaccactcgagatattagatcaatcgtaatgttggattgtgtcacctgatcaattcgaattgtacctcatgaattctctctcctctgattttctctctctactcgattttatgaaatcgatgaagaaatctcgatcctatcacttcgaatccgatttgatctgatagtcaaactttggatcgtttaggtcctaattagattttgattagatgaacttagatgatcggacccaatctaaaccgttgaaatatggtattcgtattctttctaattattgaaattgattctgtataggattgtggatgtttgatcatgggatattgcgatatgatctacgaatagaatttttgaaagaaaatttatagaattatgtggatttattggagtgcgttcgaggtaagtaatgtttcactttttttagatttatcggcaaattataatgtatttttctgacatgatttgtgaaacgatgcatgaattggatgaatgatattttgttatgaaaatatcttatttgaaatgttatgatgaagcatgattgaacatattgatttcatgatgcattgtattgattgatttcgatactacatgtttatatgtcttattatcgaaattagaatatgaaagcatgatttatgaagaattatgatataagaaacattatgaattgacaacctgactatgtaaaggaccctgccaatgggggcatatacgttggcaattgattgtcctgagggtttatgtcgccagcgagaccagcgacttgtcgtcagagagaccagtgataaaccgccagcgagaccagtggttccaaaggacatgactgccagatgattcgcagcctactgcaagcagatacgcggtattatgaccctgccacagaaaaaatgtggtcatagctcatggttgacgaaaagaaattgaagaacaaaagaaattgaa
Protein-coding regions in this window:
- the LOC105040908 gene encoding uncharacterized protein — encoded protein: MAISMITSCLKPSSPPPPPPPSLSPSTKTTLTPRSASKEVSWRSRCIATAACVILGSSIAGFSAGDGAVIAAGDDLKVMEVSEGKVVRWSDRRKCPPWHVNSLENIVPENLPRPPTGPRSDGFVAHKNAPKAGAFSIQYRSSCFSL